Proteins from one Mus caroli chromosome 3, CAROLI_EIJ_v1.1, whole genome shotgun sequence genomic window:
- the Igsf10 gene encoding immunoglobulin superfamily member 10 isoform X2 — MGSRIHVYPNGSLVIGSVTEKDGGDYLCVARNKMGDDLVLMHVRLRLTPAKIEHKQHFKKQVVHGKDFQVDCKASGSPVPEVSWSLPDGTVVNNAAQADDSGYRTKRYTLFHNGTLYFNKVGMAEEGDYICSAQNTLGKDEMKVHLTVLTAIPRIRQSDRSNVRIKAGDTAVLDCEVTGEPKPNVFWLLPSNNVISFSNDRFIFHANGTLSINKVKPLDSGKYVCVAQNPSGDDTKTYKLDIVSRPPLINGLYANKTVIKATAIQHSKKHLDCRADGVPPPQITWIMPDNIFLTAPYYGGRITVHQNGTLEIRNIRLSDSADFTCVVRSEGGESVLVVQLKVLEMLRRPTFRNPFNEKVVAQVGKSVAMNCSVDGNPTPEIIWILPDGTQFANGPQNSPYLMASNGSLIVYKATRNKSGKYRCTARNKVGYIEKLILLEIGQKPVILTYEPGMIKSAGGESLSLHCVSDGIPKPNVKWTTPGGLVIDRPQVSGKYILHENGTLVIKETTVHDRGNYVCKAQNSIGQAVITVPVTIVAYPPRIINYLPRSMLRRTGEAMQLHCVALGVPKPQITWETPGYSLLSTATERRPHRSEMLPLQGTLVIQNLRASDSGVYKCRAQNVLGTDYATTYIQVL, encoded by the coding sequence ATGGGCAGCCGGATCCATGTCTACCCAAATGGCTCCTTGGTTATTGGATCGGTGACAGAAAAGGATGGTGGTGACTACTTATGTGTGGCAAGAAACAAAATGGGAGATGACCTGGTCCTGATGCATGTCCGCCTAAGACTGACACCTGCCAAAATTGAACACAAGCAGCATTTTAAGAAGCAAGTAGTCCACGGGAAAGATTTCCAAGTTGACTGCAAGGCTTCTGGCTCCCCTGTGCCTGAGGTATCCTGGAGTTTGCCTGACGGAACAGTGGTGAACAATGCAGCACAAGCTGATGACAGTGGCTACAGGACCAAGAGGTACACCCTCTTCCACAATGGAACCTTGTATTTCAACAAAGTTGGGATGGCAGAGGAAGGAGACTATATTTGCTCTGCTCAGAACACCTTAGGGAAAGATGAAATGAAAGTCCACCTAACAGTTCTAACAGCCATCCCACGGATAAGGCAAAGTGACAGGAGCAATGTAAGGATCAAGGCTGGAGACACAGCTGTCCTGGACTGTGAGGTCACTGGGGAACCCAAGCCAAATGTATTTTGGTTGCTGCCTTCCAACAATGTCATTTCATTCTCCAATGACAGGTTCATATTTCACGCCAATGGAACTTTGTCCATCAATAAAGTGAAACCGCTTGACTCtgggaagtatgtgtgtgtagctcaaAATCCTAGTGGGGATGACACTAAGACATACAAACTGGATATTGTCTCTAGGCCTCCATTAATCAATGGTTTGTATGCAAACAAAACTGTTATTAAAGCCACAGCCATTCAGCACTCCAAAAAACACTTGGACTGCAGAGCAGATGGGGTCCCACCACCCCAGATCACATGGATTATGCCAGACAATATTTTCCTCACGGCTCCATACTATGGAGGCAGAATCACGGTGCATCAAAATGGAACCTTGGAAATTCGGAACATCAGGCTTTCTGATTCTGCGGATTTCACCTGTGTGGTTCGGAGCGAAGGAGGAGAGAGTGTGTTGGTGGTGCAGTTAAAAGTGCTGGAAATGCTGAGAAGACCAACATTCAGAAACCCATTCAATGAAAAAGTAGTTGCCCAGGTTGGCAAGTCCGTAGCAATGAACTGCTCTGTGGATGGCAACCCAACACCTGAAATTATCTGGATCTTACCTGATGGCACACAATTTGCTAATGGGCCACAAAATTCCCCATATCTGATGGCAAGCAATGGTTCTCTCATTGTTTACAAAGCAACTCGGAACAAGTCAGGAAAGTATCGCTGTACAGCAAGAAATAAGGTTGGCTACATCGAGAAACTCATCCTGTTAGAAATTGGGCAGAAGCCAGTCATTCTGACATACGAACCGGGGATGATAAAGAGTGCCGGTGGGGAATCGCTATCCCTGCATTGTGTGTCTGATGGAATCCCTAAGCCGAATGTCAAATGGACTACACCAGGGGGCCTTGTGATAGACAGACCTCAAGTCAGTGGAAAATACATATTGCATGAAAATGGCACATTGGTCATCAAAGAAACAACAGTTCACGACAGAGGAAATTATGTCTGTAAGGCTCAAAACAGCATTGGCCAGGCAGTTATTACTGTTCCCGTGACGATTGTGGCCTACCCTCCCCGAATTATAAACTACCTTCCCAGGAGCATGCTCAGGAGGACAGGAGAAGCAATGCAGCTCCACTGTGTGGCCTTGGGAGTCCCCAAGCCACAAATCACCTGGGAGACACCGGGATACTCCCTGCTCTCAACGGCAACAGAAAGAAGGCCCCACAGAAGTGAGATGCTTCCCCTACAAGGCACGCTGGTCATTCAGAATCTCCGAGCCTCCGATTCTGGAGTCTATAAATGCAGAGCACAGAACGTGCTTGGTACTGATTATGCAACTACTTACATTCAGGTCCTCTGA